In the genome of Brienomyrus brachyistius isolate T26 chromosome 24, BBRACH_0.4, whole genome shotgun sequence, the window ACTACACTCTGCACACAGCCAATTTTGTACACACTGGTGTGCAGCCGGAGTGACACACGCCACCGTTCTACGCACACCTCTACAGCGCATGCACCCCCCTTACACCTATGCGGGAAGAAGCCGACATGCTGCACGTGGAAATGTTCTCAGCGTGCGACAGTTTACTGCATACTTCTGGAATGCTCCTCCGACACTGTCAATGTGTTGAAACCAGATTACAATTTTACGTAAAAATACAAGACCTTCTGGAGCAGAACCAGGAGGTGTGACATCTTTTGTCTTGATAAAGACATTCCCTATGTTGTTAATAATTCTGCTTAATATGGCATCCAGAGAAGGGAAATTTCCCAGTAAAGCTGGAAGCTTTATCGGATTGCAGCCTGGGGCAGTCTGACGTATCACAAGGGACTTTTCTATTGTCACTCGAAAATGGAATTGGATTCAGCTACAGAAATGCATCCCTAAATCGTAAGCACTGCTCGAATTCCCAAATAAACATGATACAGGTCGTCATCGACTTAAGGCCGCAGTCGTTTCCTACCGGTCACAAGCCAGCCCTTTATTTCATATGCAAAAATTATCATATCCTGTATGACAAAAGTATCTAATCTTTAAGTCATATTGTTTGgtgttgggggcggcatggtggtgcagtggttagcactgtatggggcggcatggtggtgcagtggttagcactgtatggggcggcatggtggtgcagtggttagcactgtatgctgcggcatggtggtgcagtggttagcactgtcgcctcacacctctgggacccgggttcgagtctccgcctgggttacatgtgtgcggagtttgcatgttctccccatgtcgtcgtggggtttcctctgggtactccggtccccccccccccacattccaaagacatactgaagctaattagagttgctaaatagcccgtaggagtgcatgtgtgtgtgaatggtgtgtgagtgtgccctgcgatgggctggttccccatcctgggttgttccctgcctcctgcccattgcttccgggataggctccggaccccccgcgacccagtaggataagcggtttggaaaatggatgtttgGTGTTTCCTTTTTATCACCATTTAAGCTACTAAGATAGGGATGTATACTGTACTGTGAGCTGTGAACAGTAGTCTGAGCACAAGATGTCTCGTGGGAAGGGTTGCACTGCCTGCAATTGGGGCGGAAACTGTCATACACTCTGGGCAGCAGGAAATGCGGCATAGCCGAGGGCATTTCCAGTCTCGATATGGTCATTAAGTTGATCAGTGGCAAGTCATATACAAAAATGACCTGCCAATTGAAAAGGTGTACATTCcacaaaaatacaaatatgaTGCTTTTAAAAGTAACATTTTTGCCGCCCTCTCATCTTTTTCTCTCCAATTATATGAAATACTGGCTTGTATGTTGCACTGTTCTGCAGCGACATTAATGAATGTTTAATCTCCTACTCCAGTAAGCCCATGAGAAAACGGTGCCCATGCGGACTCACTTTGGGTTGGCCTCTGCCCCTTGACAGTGGGATCGAAGCTTCTCCCCAACTGATTGGCAGGAAGTTCCATTATGACAGAAACTGGGGTTGCAGACTGTGATCTCCACCTCACAGCGCCTCCCAATGTATGGGGAGGAACAGCTGCATTTCTGAATAGGAGTATGTGACCTAACTTAGAACTTACCAAAAATGATGGATTCTCAGTCATTGCAAATTTAATCCGAATGGTAAATTGCAGGTGATACACATTATACACAAATGTTTTCACTATTTTTAATATATGCTGATTAGTACAGTGCCATGACTCACCACCAGAGGGCAGGTTCGAGCAGCTGCCACCATTCTGACAGGGCAGAATGGTGGCAGACCAGTCCCcaggcccagagatccaagggcccccccacccctcagcaggggcccgacagagccaggagggccagaacCCACCAGGCAACCGCCAAAGGTGAGCCAGTACCCACCCGAGCATCCAGTCTCGAACATCAAGAatcaccaacgcaccagcggccgggggccccatccaccggcagggagtgtggcgggggggaatagagcccgagatgttatttcaggtggagtctagaacccaacctgacacatgcgtatagacaaacaggcatacacatgcacaggcatacgttcccaccctcatgcacacataaacaaatcttcacacattcacccaacatttagacacacagaaatgaacgctgtacacatactctcactccccatatatactctatgtggaccccattttttcctctggcctggagaccagaagaccaccccggaccccgcagcagccgagaaccccaccagcccagaccccgaccagacggccagctcttcctctcagcccccagctccaaatggcgaacaaagaacgggggtgtgaaaagaccccatgccccccttcgcccgctcagatgtggtgttgatgcgtgttgttctaaagtgctttttaaacagGGGAAGGGCACGGTGCCAACCACTccctgccaaccaacagctggtgttagctcggcccctCCCCAGAACTCTCAATGTCTATGGCATTATTTTCTATCACTGCAGAATGGCATGACGCATATGGAACGGGAAGGTGACAATACACTTGCGGCTCGGAGACAAAAAGGGTTTATTAACTAAATAGAACACAACaaggaatgtaaaaaaaaaggaccacaaggggtcaaaacaaaAATGAGAGAAATAAGAATCTAACAAGAAACCATAAAGCAAATACACTGGGGAACCAAGCAACACGGAGAACAGGACTGAGCACCAGAGTTAAGTGACAAACACAGGAACCACACACAACTACAATGACCCATCAAAGAACAAACCCCGAGCagtcacttaaatacacagctaacgaTATACAATGCAGAACAgatgagaatcataaccaataaacCAATCACAAGGACTCGAGGAAAAGAAGGAATAGGTGTGGAATGTTACAATTAAACAGCACGGGAGACTATGGAAAATTAACCAACACTAAAGGTTAACTAAAACAAGGAAAACTGAGTAAATGAGAACAAGGAACGAAAGACAAGGAACCAATTGAAATGTAAAAAGACCAAAAACAGGAAAGCACTGCTAACCGATTACACTTTGGATAAGGCTTGTTCTTAACCAGCTTTAAAACTGCGACTGTCTCCCcctgtaattttattttctctAACACAGTCATTTTTGTGTCTTTTTTAATGACTACAATCTGATTCTTTCATTTGAAGAACTGGAACTGGAAATCGACAATGGTTAAGGGGTTCTGGGGACAAACCTGATTCCTCATCAATGGAGAACCTGCCCAGTCCACTCCCAGCGGCCACAATGGAGACTCTTTCAATGTTCGCATTCAATCCATCATCCAGGTCTTCCACAATGATCTCAGCAAAGATGGGATCTTTATCATGCTTATTGACACGTTCCACTCGCAAGAAGAGCTTTGCTGTGCTGCTCATAGTCTCATCACCATATAGCTTGATTCCCCGGTCAGCAACCAGTATCTCTATCTCTTGTAAGCCCCTTTGGTTGGGACTGGGTTGAGCACTGAGGAAGACCACCTCACTAGTAGGGTGGTTGGCCAAAAGCTCAACTGTCTCTCTGAAAAAGTAATAGAGGTCTCCCTTAGAACCATCATCAGTTGCTGTCAGTCGCACCAAGCTGGTCCCCAATGGCATTTTCTCCTGCTCGGCTACAGAATAGATGGTGGGTGTGAAGAGGTCGAAGATCATTAGTGTCCAGGACCAGCACAGTGACCATAGCTAATGCCTCAAGGCCATCTGGGGTGGTGGCTGTCACAGTCAGTATATAGGTGTCTCTAACCTCCCGGTTCATGATAGCAGAGCTCCCTCGTCTGGTGTGAATGCACAAGAAACAGAAATCCCCAAGTGCGTAGTTTTCAGCCTGAAAAAGGCCACCATCCCCAGCAGAGATCCTGTATATGACCTTCCAGGACCTAACAACTAACGTAATTCCCATGCGAGCTTCACTGTTGATGTAAGTCCCGGCTGCAGAGTTCTCGTGGAGGGTGGCGTTGTAGAGCGAGTGTGTGAAGTTAAAAGTGGGGCCAGGTGCAAAACTCTGAGAAACTTGGCAGTGGCTGAGAGGCAGTAGGGAGAACTGGAGGGCGAGGCACAGTAGACTGGTCCACATGGCTTCCCAGTGGCACCTTTCCACAACCCACAGCCACTGACCCATCCTGACGAGAGGAGAACACTGAACATTTTAGGTTCCTGGAGGTTCAGGTTTAGGGTGGGATTAGACCGAGCCACTTGTTTACAAATCTGACCTGACCTGCTTGTTTGACTTATAGGATTGATAGAAGCACTAGATTTCCTTCGGGTTTCACTGATAATAATTCAGTTAATTTATTTCCCCAACGTAGCTGCCTCAAAGCACTTAATATATATGAAAGGTAATCACTACACAGCCAGAGGCAAAAGATAAGTCACCATGAAAAATAAAGATAAATGAGAAAAAATTCTATACAGCCCTGAATGTATAAGCCAAGCACTCATTAAGCCCTGACTTAAAGAAGGCCGTGTCTGTAGAATTACGAGCACAGCAACAAGGTGGGCTGAACACCAAAGTGAAGATTGACTCACAACTCAATCTTCTGTCTATAGTAAAGAGTGACCTAGATACAGGAGGAGTCACAGAACATACCACTCTGACAGCCTCAGTATAACCACAGTCACAAATGCATCTCCAGCCTGCATCCCGTCCtccagttaaaatataatatacaGAGCTACCATTACTTTCACAGCACTGAATATTGGAAATATTAACAAATCAGTAAAATTAAGATATCTATAGTGACTATTATTTAAGATATCTATAGTGACTATagtgatatattattttacgtgatttttttttaagatagCAGTGGTGTCATAAGAAGCAAATAAGTTTGTAAGTGAAAAGGCTCAGTCAGTCTTACCTTTTACATGGTTGTTTTCGTGTTTGCATTACtcttaaattacatttattcGCCATTTTTTATTTGGTTTGCTATACAATGCAGCCGGAACCATCGTCTTCATAATAAAACACTCAGCAAAGAAAGAATCAGAGTTCAGATTCTCAAGTTACACATGCATCGGGGTTGAAATCTATTTTACAAAATTATGAAATACAGATAAATCGAAACTTTAAAAAATCactgtaaaaatgacttctatCTGCTACACCCATGTACAATCTGATCTCCCCCGTCGAACTAAAGCTACCCAAGGACGTACAGCAGACACAGAccgtcacacacacatacagccacacacagaggcacacgtgtttgtaatcatatcttcgttagcgactctccattcatttctatgggcataaccctaatcgcAGTAATGAcaacctaaacccctacccagtcctaacctcaACGataagaaacaaaacaaaaataagactTCAGGCATTGTTTTTTCTTCTATTGTAGTCAAAGATTTTTTCTAAAactgtccccacaaggtcaaaataacaggtttgttTCTgttgggacatttggtccccacgatgtaataaactcacacacacatacacacactacaGTGAAACGGGCTTTTTGCTGAAAATGTAGAAATGATGATGAAAAACAATGCATTATTTTTACTGCTGTTTTTCAACAAATTCAGTAAAGCCTTTAACAACATACTGTAGTGTTCGGTACTAAATCCATCACACTTTTTATTTAACTGGTTTAATACTGGCTGTTGTCAGTCACAGCCACCCCCTACAAATATGCTTGCTATTAACTCCAACTCAGCAACACACCAAGCGTGTGAAAACCCGCAAAACACCCACTTAAATAGCCTCCCTCGATGGTGCCAATTCTCGGATGCAGTGTCGTACAGTCCCCCACAATCATTTTGCTCTCTGCCAAGAACAGCAACTTTTACAACCTTCCCAGGACGAGGATGCTACGATAGTATGTATGCACGACAATGCACATACATAGTTGTTCTGAAGTAAACATTCCATTTGTTTAAAGCAAGTTTCATCCCTTCAGTCATGGTTCTTGTAATGCAGAATCCCTTTGACAAGAGATTTGAGACGTAATAATCAGCAAAACCAGCAGATGGCAGCAGTACATCAATGACTAGCCATTCTGTCATGGCATCCCATATTTCCGACTGCTTtagttgttccttcagtagcttAGTGGCAGAATCCTGTTACAAAACGTGAAATGTCAAATTCTCAAAACcagcgctttttttttttttttttgcaaaaagcaGCAGTATTTGGTTATTCTCAGCTTGGTCTCCTCTGGCACAGGGAGATGTATCTACACATGCTTACATCCAGGAGGGAGGCGCAGTTCTCGGTGTTCCTCCATGGTTTCCTGCAGGTTGTGTGTTCACAGCATCCGACCACATGCTGTGCGATTCATCTTCCTCAGAAGCAGCTGGAGACACTTTGCTTGGGGcattttcagtactgtgtaaacCTTCTACCAAGCATCTGTGCTGTTAGACACAAACTCCACCCAGCTTCAGTGAGCACAATGACAGTGTAACTCAACTGCCCCCCACATCCTAGCAGTGTTGCCTCAGCTTCATGCATGTGCAGAAGGGCCTCCTAAAAGACAAGCCCTTGGAAACCATTTCCACAGTTTCACTCAAGCAACAGGATTCTAGAGTCCGTTTAATATTCAAGGAACTTTTCAAATGAACAAGCCTGCATGGTATTGCAGCACACAAGGTGTAACTAGCCCTCTGGGATTAAGGTCACACTGCCAGGTGTCGTGCAGGTCACACCGAGGGATGTACATTGTAAGTGGCCTACATCACGCCCCACTGACTAACAGCTTGGCTGTGCTGTAAACATCCAGAGAAAACTGCCATTGCATGACTTGTTTTCCCAAGTAAATGTGTGTTGAATTGGAACAGCTTGGAGTCATCTTGCTGCTGGAACTATCATTTCAAGTCTCCATATGACCATATTTACCCTTGGAGAGAAAAATAAAGGTATGCAGGAGTGTCATGGACAGCAATGCCCAATGCAAACCATTGGGGAAGGAAGGAGAATCAGGTAGTGCTACTTAAAGCTGTGTCCTACATTTTACAGTAGCATTAAAATTGCCAAGGCATCTTTGAGTCAATCCAGATACATCTAGTTGGAAAAAAATATCACCTTTATTAGTTAAGTTACacaaaaatcattaaaaacctTAGAAGTTAAATTGTTTATCAACTTCAGCAGGCTTGAAGACAAAGTCTCTCTCTGTAGCTTCCGTCTTGAAACATTCGTCTTCCACATCCTAGTGGTAATAAAAAGGGTTATGGTGCATGCAGTAGGATTTCAAAATCCAAAACAGCGATCAAGCAGATTGACACTAGCTGATCACCAGCATTCCACATACAAGCTCACAAAACTGCTTTAAAATCAAGAGGTCTTTGGATGTGGAACCTTGTACCAGATTGCGTAACATTCCACTTCGTACACCAAGCATAGCCATTAGTGGTGCTGATATACTTACTTCATTGAAGTACTTCTCAATGAGCTCCTGGGCAGTACGATACACAGCATCATTCTCATGGTTCTGAAGCTGCTCTATGCGTTCCAGGCCTCCCACCTCCTCCACCAGGAGGCATAGTTTGTCAGTTTCTCCCAGCTTAGTAGCTGCCTGCTGGTACAGAAATGGCCTGAAGCTCCAGCTCCTGATGCACTGAACCAAGTCACCCATCTCTATGGATCCTCCAAGTCTGCAATCCAGCATCGCAGACCCACTGCTCTTGGACCTTTTCATGTCTTGGAGCCAAGTGCAAACCCTACACGTCAGGCTAGGTTCACAACCTTCAGCAGTTGGGAAATGTAGTCTTTGTACAACCATTTCAGAACCATAATTGCATCCTGCTAAACTACAGGATGAAGGGGACCCACAACCTTCCAGCAGGGGTAAACCAGTGTCATTTAAGGCTGATGCCTAAAATAGCTCTAAAGCTTAAGGCCAAACTCCCTTACCAAGAACATGTTGTTGATGGCATCCAAAATCACCAAGATGGTCTTGGCATCCTTGATGTGGAGAAGATCCAGAATGGCCTCCAAACCCCCACTCTGCACCAGCTGCACTACCTGGTCTACTGTGCCCCCACTGGTGTAGTTGGTTATGGCCCAAACAGCTTCCCGTTGAGTCTTGAAGTCACCCTGGGAACAGCAGTGTGTTAGACTCTGCTGGTGTACCAAGCCTAAGCTCATCCCTTCCCAACCTAGTCACTGGGGTATCTGAAGATGCATAGAACCAGCCAACTGGTACACTTGGATGTGGTGGGTTCCCTTCTACCACCTGTCCCCTTGAAGGCCATTCACTCAGAAAAAAGTCCCACTGAGACAGGATTAGCATCAACAGCAGGACACTAAAATTAGTCACTGCAGGTGTTCAAAtgaaggtcccccccccccaagcagagACCTTCCACCACATCTTACATTCCTCAGCAGGTCAATTAGTGGCGGCAGCAAGCCACAGGTGATGAGCTGCTGGATCTGCTGACATGGTCCAGCCGCGATGTTGGACACAGCCCAGGCTGCCTCCTTCTGCACACTGGGCTTGGGGTGCCGCAGGAGGCGTGGCAGCGCCGACAGCACCCCCGCGTCGATCGCCACCTGCGTTTGCTGGTCTGAGCCACTGACAATATTTCCTATGGAGCGCAGAGCTGGGGTCTGGAAGGAGATTGGTGCTCAGAGTCCAGAAAGACACCACAATTGACACTAATTGTGCCACTCCGATTAATAGCTACAGGTTATTCAGAGCATTTTTAAACTGGTCCCATACGGAACACTTGGACATAGACCAGAACACTACAGCAGGTTTACCAGCACAGACAGCTCCTCAGATTCCATAAGGGCAACCACACGAGGAACAATGCCAGTCTTGACCACAACATCAATGCGGTCATTGGAACCGTCGGTGAGGTAGGAGACAGCCCAGCAGGCATCGGACAGAATGTCTTTGTCACCGAGATGGAGGAGCTGCACCAGGGAGGGCAGGACCTGCTGCACTGCAGAAAGGGGTGGGAATGGGTTCTTGTTGCGGCACAGGTTGGACAGCGTCCATGTTAGGTTGCGCAGGTAGCCCACCTGGGGAGGAAACAGAGGTTAGTCATATCATGGCGATGGTACATTTCTATGGACATAACCGCAATCCCAACAATGAGAACCTTAACCACACGCAACTAGAGACCACTTGGCATTTTAGCTTTGGTAACAAAAATCACAGGATTAATGAATGTTACCCTTGTGGTGACCTAGCAATAGTCCCCACAACAAAAACAGgtcacattgtgaggaccaagtGTCCTCAGTGTAATACACACCAAGAGCAAGGGTCACTCACTGGAGCATCTGGGGTGAGTCGGGCCAACAGGGCTGGGATCACATTACATGCTATCAAGGCATCCCTGTAGGCTGGTCCATCACCTGAGCAAAGGAGAGCAGGGTTCAGCCCAGGGCCCAGACATCCCAGGCTATTGGCCCACAGCACTCACCAGCGATGTTTCCCAGGGCCCAGACAGCCTGCTCACTGATGTGCAGCATGGGGGAGCCCAGCAGGGTGATGAAAGCAGGAACAGCGCCATTCTCCACCACTTGCTGCGTGTGCCAAGACGTCCCGGAGGCGATGTTCGTGAGAGCCCAGGCGGCCTCGAACTGCAGGGTGGGGTCATCATCCCTCCCGAGGAAGTCCACAAAACGAGCAAGTAGCCCAGCGTCAATAATCTCCTTCAGAGGGGGGTTCCTCTCTCTGGAAAGCAGCTTTCTATAGGGGTGGGAAGATGGCACAGCACTCACCAGCATCAGTGGTGAAAGTAATGGCTACAAATCAACTCCAATAACAGATCAATTCCAAGGTTTTAGGCAGAGGACAGACAAGGACTTGCAGAGAACAGAATCAGGTCCTTCCAGTTAAAGGAAGCATGTCGTGGCACCTGGCTGCCTGGCATCCTCGGGTCTGCTGCTCCTTAGAGTTGCTATTCACATTGCAAATTATTTCCTCAATGGCAGCCGAAATAACCTGAAAATAATCTGCGCGTTAATATCGCTGAAAACGGGCAAAGTATTTATACGTTACAAGTTGAGGGCAGTTCCAGCAGGAAAAAGGTCACCTCTTTGTTATCGGTCGCGTACTCCGGAGAGAGAGCTTCATCGTCGGGCAAGGAAGAAATATTTCGTTTCTTCAAAATACTCTCACTTCTCTGAGCTTTCCTGAGCTCCACACACACCGCAATGCGACGCTCCCGGAGTTTCTGCAAAAGGACCATGCATCGGGCCGTGAAGCAGGGCAACAGAAGACCGTCAGAGCACACTGCGCGTTAACTCACAGAAGGCTCTTTGCCTTTGTTCTTGAACTTGGTCATTCGCGCATCGGTGACGTTTGCTGTCGGCATGATGAACACGGATTTACGGGGAGTTTGAAAACGCAACCTAGTGTGAGAAGACGATCAGACACCTTCACATGGCAGTAAACACCCAAGCACATGAAACAACTTTAATTGTACCATTATTATACCTGCAACTGTGTCGTCGGCCGGATCCGGCTCAGTCGCCCGCTAATTAAAAATAACGCGCACCGCAATCGTGCACCGGTGCGGATGAAATGGCCGCGGCGACGCGCCAGCAGGTGTTTGGCTTCGGCGTGATTGCACGTGAACTTGAGATTCTCCCAGGACGTTTCTCCTTTGCGTCTGCCTTTTACATTGCCAGCAAATTATGGCGTAAATTATATCGATGATTATTGGCAttattttacagcttataaTTACCCATATAGGCATCCTATAGGCATTACACctgaaaacataaaaaatgggTAAACTTAAAGCGGTATGAGGAACATAAGTTGTGGTGTATTACTGATGAAAACCTTTTGGCCTGTAATTCTCACAAAGAGCGGGGGTGTGAACCGAAGCAGTTATATCACATAAGCATGAATCAACAGACAGTTTATTTCAAACTTTTATTCAGAACTGCAGCTGTTACAGACGTCAAGATGGTGATGGTGAGTTTCTCTATAGCAGTGAGGTCAGTAATAAACTGGGTTTCAGCTTCTACTCGTCTCTCTTGAAGGCCATCTGAGACCTGCTTTTAATCCCTGAGGGCTGTCCTGATTGACTGTCAGACTGAAATGCACCAGACGTCCTATTTGCACATGTATCAGTGCAAAAGgtttcctctgcagcttcctctcTGTGAGCCAGTacttccccctcccccctccccctaggAGGTCAGGTTACAGCATGGGGTGTGCACCCAGCAGTGGCTGTTTCTCCATGTACGCTGATcccttcttcatcttcctccgcCACGGCCAGCAGGGGGTCGAAGGCAAGCTGGTCAGAGCGACCGCTGTCAGCATGGTGACCAAACCCCCCAGGGCAGCGGCACTCAGCAGCCAGGGCCACGTCCTCCTAAACTGATCCAGGTACGGGCCGAGGACCTCCTGTATGAAATACTCAGCTGGAGGAGAGAGGGGACGAGAAATGAAAGGGGAGGTGATGGGGAAGAACAGCGGAGAAAAGCGTGGTTTCTGAGCAGTGCAGGAGCCGCTGGGGACTCAGAAGCActttcagcttttagatgttcTGGGGAGTTAAAATGAAAGCAATGACGCGTCCGCATGTGTCGGCCCCACCTTGTGGCAGCAGGTCTGCGTACTCGTAGCCCAGCTCCTTGCTGGAGATGAAAAAGTCCCTGTTGCGGTACAGGGGCAGGAAGGGCACCATGAAGTAGGCGCCATTATGGCCAATCGGCGCATCGGCCTCAggatactgccccctgctgggctgGTGCTTCCGCAGCCAGCGTTCGTAGATGCTGAGGAGACAGGGAGGCGTTTTGGTGCAAATGTACACATGCTTCTCCTCATCAGCTGACCACAAAGTTTGTGGGTTGGGAGTGGGTTGGCAtcacttggggggaggggggtaggcaGGGCTCTCCTGAccacagagtgtgtgggggggggcaggcatagCTCTCCCTGGGGTAGGGGGGGTATGTGGGCGTCACCTGTCCACGCAATGTGAAGAGGTGTGGGTGCAGGGATCACTTGCCCTGAGTaatgggggggtaggtgggACTCACCTGGCCACatagtgtgtgggggggtggaggt includes:
- the kpna7 gene encoding importin subunit alpha-8 isoform X2 codes for the protein MPTANVTDARMTKFKNKGKEPSKLRERRIAVCVELRKAQRSESILKKRNISSLPDDEALSPEYATDNKEVISAAIEEIICNVNSNSKEQQTRGCQAARKLLSRERNPPLKEIIDAGLLARFVDFLGRDDDPTLQFEAAWALTNIASGTSWHTQQVVENGAVPAFITLLGSPMLHISEQAVWALGNIAGDGPAYRDALIACNVIPALLARLTPDAPVGYLRNLTWTLSNLCRNKNPFPPLSAVQQVLPSLVQLLHLGDKDILSDACWAVSYLTDGSNDRIDVVVKTGIVPRVVALMESEELSVLTPALRSIGNIVSGSDQQTQVAIDAGVLSALPRLLRHPKPSVQKEAAWAVSNIAAGPCQQIQQLITCGLLPPLIDLLRNGDFKTQREAVWAITNYTSGGTVDQVVQLVQSGGLEAILDLLHIKDAKTILVILDAINNMFLAATKLGETDKLCLLVEEVGGLERIEQLQNHENDAVYRTAQELIEKYFNEDVEDECFKTEATERDFVFKPAEVDKQFNF
- the kpna7 gene encoding importin subunit alpha-8 isoform X1, coding for MPTANVTDARMTKFKNKGKEPSKLRERRIAVCVELRKAQRSESILKKRNISSLPDDEALSPEYATDNKEVISAAIEEIICNVNSNSKEQQTRGCQAARKLLSRERNPPLKEIIDAGLLARFVDFLGRDDDPTLQFEAAWALTNIASGTSWHTQQVVENGAVPAFITLLGSPMLHISEQAVWALGNIAGDGPAYRDALIACNVIPALLARLTPDAPVGYLRNLTWTLSNLCRNKNPFPPLSAVQQVLPSLVQLLHLGDKDILSDACWAVSYLTDGSNDRIDVVVKTGIVPRVVALMESEELSVLTPALRSIGNIVSGSDQQTQVAIDAGVLSALPRLLRHPKPSVQKEAAWAVSNIAAGPCQQIQQLITCGLLPPLIDLLRNGDFKTQREAVWAITNYTSGGTVDQVVQLVQSGGLEAILDLLHIKDAKTILVILDAINNMFLQAATKLGETDKLCLLVEEVGGLERIEQLQNHENDAVYRTAQELIEKYFNEDVEDECFKTEATERDFVFKPAEVDKQFNF